Proteins from a genomic interval of Ramlibacter algicola:
- a CDS encoding BON domain-containing protein: protein MNKYARALAIAALAGATLAGTGCAVVRGQETAGAYVDDTSITTAVKAKFVEDKTVDAAAIKVETLKGTVQLSGFAKSNAEKAQAEYLARNTKGVRSVKNDIAVRP, encoded by the coding sequence ATGAACAAGTACGCTCGCGCCCTGGCCATCGCGGCCCTCGCCGGCGCCACGCTGGCCGGCACCGGTTGCGCGGTGGTGCGCGGCCAGGAAACCGCCGGCGCCTACGTCGACGACACCTCCATCACGACTGCCGTCAAGGCCAAGTTCGTGGAGGACAAGACCGTCGACGCCGCGGCGATCAAGGTCGAGACGCTCAAGGGCACCGTGCAGCTCTCGGGCTTCGCCAAGTCGAATGCCGAGAAGGCGCAGGCCGAGTACCTGGCCCGCAACACCAAGGGCGTGCGTTCGGTCAAGAACGACATCGCCGTCCGCCCCTGA
- a CDS encoding response regulator transcription factor has product MIKVGIVDDHAIVRSGLKQFFSEQVDLRVVGEAASGREAIDLVRTTELDVLVMDLSMPGQSGIDALGMIRAKAPDVGILILSGYPEEHYAMNLIRQGASGYLNKECEPMEIVNAIRTIALGRRTIALGRRYISPAVAELLASQLNRKEGGAPHEQLSEREFQVFLKLAKGETAGDIAKALSLSVKTVSTYRTRLMEKMNLASNSDLTYYALKNKLID; this is encoded by the coding sequence ATGATCAAAGTCGGCATTGTGGATGACCATGCCATCGTGCGTTCGGGGTTGAAGCAGTTCTTCTCCGAACAGGTCGACCTGCGCGTCGTCGGGGAGGCAGCCAGTGGCCGCGAGGCCATCGACCTGGTGCGCACCACCGAGCTCGACGTGCTGGTGATGGACCTGTCGATGCCGGGGCAGAGCGGTATCGATGCGCTGGGCATGATCCGGGCCAAGGCGCCGGACGTCGGCATCCTGATCCTCTCGGGCTACCCGGAGGAGCACTACGCGATGAACCTGATCCGCCAGGGCGCGAGCGGCTACCTCAACAAGGAATGCGAGCCGATGGAGATCGTCAACGCGATCCGCACCATCGCGCTGGGCCGCCGCACCATCGCGCTGGGCCGCCGCTACATCTCGCCCGCGGTCGCCGAACTGCTCGCGTCGCAGCTCAATCGCAAGGAAGGCGGCGCGCCGCACGAGCAGCTGTCCGAACGCGAGTTCCAGGTGTTCCTCAAGCTCGCGAAGGGCGAGACGGCCGGCGACATCGCCAAGGCCCTGTCGCTGTCGGTGAAGACGGTGAGCACGTACCGCACGCGGCTGATGGAGAAGATGAACCTCGCCTCCAACAGCGACCTCACCTACTACGCGCTGAAGAACAAGTTGATCGACTGA
- a CDS encoding AsmA family protein, with protein MQTHVLARGRHSPWWAKVLLAIAVIALLLVVLIAFFPWDTLRGPINRYVTKKTGREFAITRHLDVKVGRTTRVLMDGVQFANPDWAQDRYLVRADAAEVEIRLLPLLLQRRIEMPMIRLTKPQLGLQVEPDGRKTWALGEDTKDEKNVPDIGAFVVDQGEAHYVAKHQGADVRAQFGLQHGAKDAADLPLHFKAGGTWREQQFTAEGRTGDVLYLSQPLQKPFPAEVQLRAGATTLQAHGSVASVATLDGANAEFRLQGDNLAQLYKLVGVVLPDTPRYSVAGRLQRRGETWQATGIEGKLGRSDIAGDLTFAMNDSKPVLKGLLRSKFLDFVDLAAVIGMDEDPKKAATKQVAAAQPAGKGRKGKPKEPRDPNRKVLPDAPLDVSRLKSMDADVEVDAARIVNAKGLPLDRMATHVRLRNGVLLLDPLNMGVAGGEVEGTVRIDANAKPVQAKARLDGRALELSKLVPMSESMRNSIGKLQAQVDLAARGASVHEMLSTSNGRLALLMGKGEISNLALEIAGLDGGEIIKFFTEGDRRVGVRCAVAAFDVDDGVLTSRALLFDTNDTVFNGAAKVNLGTEQMDIYIKPQPKDKSFLSLRSPLKVAGTFGHPEVGLDKVAVAKRALAAVGLGAVNPLMALFATIETGPGQDADCVATLKHAQAGRAEARVEKTAPPVAGAGGKTVDDGKRMGAGRPASAPKR; from the coding sequence ATGCAGACGCACGTCCTTGCCCGGGGCCGCCACTCCCCGTGGTGGGCCAAGGTGCTCCTCGCCATCGCAGTGATCGCACTGCTGCTCGTGGTGCTCATCGCGTTCTTCCCGTGGGACACGCTGCGCGGCCCGATCAACCGCTACGTCACGAAGAAGACGGGCCGCGAGTTCGCGATCACGCGCCACCTGGACGTGAAGGTCGGCCGCACCACGCGCGTGCTGATGGACGGCGTGCAGTTCGCCAATCCCGACTGGGCGCAGGACCGGTACCTGGTGCGCGCGGACGCCGCGGAAGTGGAGATCCGCCTGTTGCCGCTGCTGCTGCAACGGCGCATCGAGATGCCGATGATCCGCCTGACCAAGCCGCAGCTGGGATTGCAGGTGGAGCCCGATGGCCGCAAGACCTGGGCGCTCGGCGAGGACACGAAGGACGAGAAGAACGTCCCCGACATCGGGGCGTTCGTCGTCGACCAGGGCGAGGCGCATTACGTCGCCAAGCACCAGGGCGCCGACGTGCGCGCGCAGTTCGGCTTGCAGCACGGCGCCAAGGATGCGGCCGACCTGCCGTTGCACTTCAAGGCGGGAGGCACGTGGCGCGAGCAGCAGTTCACCGCGGAAGGCCGCACGGGCGACGTCCTGTACCTGAGCCAGCCGCTCCAGAAGCCGTTTCCCGCCGAAGTGCAATTGCGCGCCGGCGCGACCACGCTGCAGGCTCACGGGTCGGTGGCCAGCGTGGCCACCCTCGACGGCGCGAACGCGGAATTCCGCCTGCAGGGCGACAACCTCGCGCAGCTGTACAAGCTGGTGGGCGTGGTGCTGCCCGACACGCCGCGTTATTCCGTCGCGGGCCGCCTGCAGCGGCGCGGCGAGACTTGGCAGGCCACCGGCATCGAGGGCAAGCTGGGGCGCTCCGACATCGCGGGCGACCTCACCTTCGCGATGAACGACAGCAAGCCCGTGCTCAAGGGGCTGCTGCGCTCGAAGTTCCTGGACTTCGTGGACCTCGCCGCCGTGATCGGCATGGACGAGGACCCGAAGAAGGCGGCGACGAAGCAGGTGGCCGCCGCGCAGCCGGCCGGCAAGGGCAGGAAGGGCAAGCCGAAGGAGCCGCGCGATCCCAATCGCAAGGTGCTCCCCGATGCGCCGCTGGACGTCAGCCGGCTCAAGAGCATGGACGCCGACGTCGAGGTCGATGCGGCGCGCATCGTGAACGCGAAGGGCCTGCCGCTCGACCGGATGGCGACGCACGTGCGCCTGCGCAACGGCGTTCTGCTGCTGGACCCGCTGAACATGGGCGTCGCCGGTGGCGAGGTCGAAGGTACCGTGCGCATCGACGCCAACGCGAAGCCGGTGCAGGCGAAAGCGCGCCTCGACGGCCGCGCCCTGGAGCTTTCGAAGCTGGTCCCGATGTCGGAGTCGATGCGCAACAGCATCGGCAAGCTGCAGGCGCAGGTCGACCTCGCTGCACGGGGCGCCTCGGTGCACGAGATGCTGTCGACGTCCAACGGCCGGCTCGCCTTGCTCATGGGCAAGGGCGAGATCAGCAACCTGGCGCTGGAGATCGCCGGCCTGGACGGCGGCGAGATCATCAAGTTCTTCACCGAGGGCGACCGGCGCGTCGGCGTGCGCTGCGCGGTCGCGGCGTTCGACGTCGACGACGGCGTGCTGACGTCGCGTGCCCTGCTGTTCGACACCAACGACACGGTGTTCAACGGCGCCGCGAAGGTGAACCTGGGCACCGAGCAGATGGACATCTACATCAAGCCGCAGCCCAAGGACAAGAGCTTCCTCAGCCTGCGCTCGCCACTCAAGGTGGCGGGCACGTTCGGCCACCCGGAGGTGGGACTGGACAAGGTGGCGGTCGCGAAGCGCGCGCTGGCGGCGGTCGGCCTGGGAGCGGTCAATCCGCTGATGGCGCTGTTCGCAACGATCGAGACGGGCCCCGGCCAGGACGCCGATTGCGTCGCGACCCTGAAGCATGCGCAAGCCGGGAGGGCGGAAGCGCGCGTCGAGAAGACCGCGCCGCCCGTGGCCGGCGCCGGCGGCAAGACGGTGGACGACGGCAAGCGCATGGGGGCGGGGCGCCCGGCGTCCGCGCCGAAGCGCTAG
- a CDS encoding HesA/MoeB/ThiF family protein, which yields MTDDELLRYSRHILLEEIGVEGQERLARSHVLVIGAGGLGSPVALYLGTAGIGRITLVDADEVDLTNLQRQLAHAMDRLGQPKALSARTAIAALNPHVQVEAVVARADADSLDRLVANADIVVDCCDNFATRQAVNAACVRHARPLVSGAAIRFDGQLAVFDTRDPHSPCYACVFPADAVPEETRCATMGVFAPLVGIVGSMQAAEALKIASGAGEPLVGQLLMLDARTMEWTRLRTPRRATCPVCGTRPLA from the coding sequence ATGACCGACGACGAGCTGCTGCGCTACTCGCGCCACATCCTGCTGGAAGAGATCGGCGTCGAGGGCCAGGAACGGCTGGCGCGCTCGCACGTGCTCGTCATCGGCGCCGGCGGCCTCGGCTCGCCGGTGGCGCTGTACCTCGGCACGGCGGGCATCGGCCGCATCACGCTGGTCGACGCCGACGAGGTCGACCTCACCAACCTGCAGCGCCAGCTGGCGCATGCGATGGACCGCCTCGGCCAGCCCAAGGCGCTGTCGGCCCGCACCGCCATCGCCGCCTTGAACCCGCACGTGCAGGTGGAAGCCGTCGTCGCCCGCGCGGACGCGGACTCGCTCGATCGCCTGGTCGCCAACGCCGACATCGTGGTCGACTGCTGCGACAACTTCGCGACGCGGCAGGCGGTCAACGCGGCCTGCGTGCGGCACGCGCGGCCGCTGGTGTCCGGCGCGGCCATCCGCTTCGACGGGCAACTGGCCGTGTTCGACACGCGCGACCCGCACTCCCCTTGCTACGCCTGCGTGTTCCCAGCGGATGCAGTGCCGGAGGAAACGCGGTGCGCCACGATGGGCGTGTTCGCGCCGCTGGTGGGCATCGTCGGCTCGATGCAGGCCGCCGAGGCGCTCAAGATCGCCTCGGGTGCCGGCGAGCCACTGGTGGGCCAGTTGCTGATGCTGGACGCGCGCACGATGGAGTGGACGCGCCTGCGCACGCCGCGGCGAGCCACCTGCCCCGTCTGCGGCACGCGGCCGCTGGCCTGA
- a CDS encoding CHASE3 domain-containing protein produces MVIHNADFDHVCTLSSAPRSAHCGPRREANGLPFSHDYSAFRGHWGALRVRFQLPGSSRQSIAGLLLALLAACVLVGANEAGHASSSAALREMARQSEARSSLQQLQQQVLDAQSAQRAFLLTGDPRYLQPYDAAVAQVGHVLAELRRALARTDELGVDALARDVQRQLVDMDRTVRMRRQAGEDAAQSVVLTDLGQDTTDAIRAQVSKLDAATAARIDASQARVRDAMRLSRIGMVVAALLLLAAWWSLRRAASRHSPDARGASEPVGPEARDRNASLADLATHLQQEREAERAHLARELHDELGALLTAAKLDVARMKSRLGNEAPEIAQRLQHLADTLNSGIALKRRIIEDLRPSSLSNLGLTPSLEILAREFAERSGVEVTTRFEPVDVDEAHQLTIYRVMQESLANVARHAQAQHVQIALVPQDGAAQATVQDDGAGFDSIGGTTAGHGLAAIRHRIEAAGGRFAIDSAPGRGTRVTASLPLRAAQA; encoded by the coding sequence ATGGTCATCCACAATGCCGACTTTGATCATGTCTGTACTCTTTCCAGCGCCCCGCGCTCGGCCCATTGTGGCCCAAGACGCGAAGCAAATGGCCTACCCTTCAGCCATGATTATTCAGCTTTTCGGGGCCATTGGGGGGCGTTGCGGGTGAGATTCCAACTGCCGGGCTCATCGCGCCAGTCCATCGCCGGCCTGTTGCTGGCGCTGCTGGCGGCCTGCGTCCTGGTGGGCGCCAACGAGGCCGGGCACGCTAGCTCGTCCGCTGCATTGCGCGAGATGGCGCGGCAGTCCGAGGCACGGTCGTCCTTGCAGCAGCTGCAGCAGCAGGTGCTCGACGCGCAGTCCGCGCAGCGCGCATTTCTCCTGACCGGCGACCCTCGCTACCTGCAACCGTACGACGCCGCGGTAGCCCAGGTGGGCCATGTCCTCGCGGAACTTCGGCGCGCCCTGGCCCGCACGGATGAGCTTGGCGTGGATGCGCTCGCGCGCGACGTCCAGCGCCAGCTCGTGGACATGGACCGCACCGTGCGCATGCGCCGCCAGGCCGGCGAGGACGCGGCCCAGTCGGTCGTGCTCACCGATCTCGGGCAGGACACCACGGACGCCATCCGGGCGCAGGTGTCGAAGCTGGATGCGGCGACCGCTGCCCGCATCGACGCGAGCCAGGCGCGGGTGCGCGATGCGATGCGGCTGTCGCGAATCGGCATGGTGGTGGCGGCGCTGCTGCTGCTCGCGGCGTGGTGGTCGCTGCGCCGGGCAGCCTCGCGCCATTCCCCGGATGCGCGTGGCGCGAGTGAGCCCGTCGGCCCGGAGGCCCGCGATCGCAACGCGAGCCTGGCGGACCTCGCGACGCACCTGCAGCAGGAACGCGAGGCCGAGCGCGCGCACCTGGCGCGCGAACTGCACGACGAACTCGGCGCGCTGCTCACGGCGGCCAAGCTCGATGTGGCACGCATGAAGTCCAGGCTCGGGAACGAAGCGCCCGAGATCGCGCAACGCCTGCAGCATCTGGCCGACACCCTGAACAGCGGCATCGCGCTGAAGCGCCGCATCATCGAGGACCTGCGGCCCTCCTCGCTCTCGAACCTGGGCCTCACACCCTCGCTGGAGATCCTCGCGCGCGAATTCGCGGAGCGCTCGGGCGTGGAGGTCACGACGCGATTCGAACCGGTGGACGTGGACGAAGCGCACCAGCTGACGATCTACCGCGTCATGCAGGAATCGCTCGCCAACGTGGCCCGGCATGCGCAGGCGCAACATGTGCAGATCGCGCTCGTGCCGCAAGACGGCGCGGCGCAGGCCACGGTGCAGGACGACGGCGCGGGGTTCGATTCCATTGGCGGCACGACCGCGGGACACGGATTGGCCGCGATCCGGCACCGTATCGAGGCCGCCGGCGGCCGGTTCGCGATCGACTCGGCCCCGGGCCGCGGCACGCGCGTGACCGCGTCGCTGCCCCTGCGCGCCGCGCAGGCGTGA
- a CDS encoding phage holin family protein, translated as MSIVHPIFSVLVSKPDLVMEHVAGYAALVKEEATTAGADVTRRAAAWAACAMCALVFLLFTGIAVMLGAVAGFHWTLVVVPLVPLVGAGIAFAMARKRTPGQAFAELRAQLEADAQALRTLGGRP; from the coding sequence ATGAGCATCGTCCACCCGATCTTTTCGGTGCTTGTCAGCAAGCCCGATCTGGTCATGGAGCATGTGGCCGGCTACGCCGCCCTCGTGAAGGAGGAAGCCACCACGGCCGGGGCGGACGTGACGCGGCGCGCGGCGGCGTGGGCCGCCTGCGCGATGTGCGCGCTCGTGTTCCTGCTGTTCACCGGCATCGCCGTGATGCTGGGGGCGGTCGCGGGATTCCACTGGACCCTGGTCGTCGTGCCGCTGGTGCCGCTGGTGGGGGCGGGCATCGCCTTCGCGATGGCGCGCAAGCGCACGCCCGGGCAGGCCTTCGCGGAACTGCGGGCGCAGCTCGAAGCGGACGCGCAGGCCCTGCGCACGCTGGGAGGCCGCCCGTGA
- a CDS encoding S41 family peptidase — protein MSQKLKIAGWISVGALAGALTTVSLQTVARSSALAPLPLEELQQMAAVFGMIKTDYVEPVDEHKLISDAIAGMVASLDPHSQYFDKKSYKEFREGTSGRFVGVGIEISQEEGLVKVVSPIEGSPAYRAGLKPNDLITKIDDTVVKGLTLSEAVKKMRGEPNTKVTLTIFRKDENRSFPVTITREEIRTQSVKGKVMEPGYAWIRLSQFQERTVDDFVRKVDEIYKQEPNLKGMVLDLRNDPGGLLDAAVAISAAFLPENVSVVSTNGQLPESKFVYKAAPEFYQRRAGSDPLRRLPAGLKNVPLVVLVNEGSASASEIVAGALQDHKRAMVLGSQTFGKGSVQTVRPLGPDTGLKLTTARYYTPSGKSIQAKGIVPDVLVDETEEGNIFSLLRTREADLEKHLNSGQGPEVKDAAREKLREEARKKAEEEARKPVAERKFPEFGTEKDFQLVQALNQLKGRPVLVSKTQVIESKLEKKEN, from the coding sequence ATGAGCCAGAAACTCAAGATTGCCGGCTGGATTTCGGTGGGCGCGCTGGCCGGCGCGCTGACCACGGTGTCGCTGCAGACCGTGGCCCGAAGCTCGGCGCTGGCCCCCCTGCCTCTGGAAGAACTCCAGCAAATGGCCGCCGTGTTCGGGATGATCAAGACCGACTACGTCGAGCCGGTCGACGAGCACAAGCTGATCAGCGATGCCATCGCCGGCATGGTCGCCAGCCTCGACCCGCACTCGCAGTACTTCGACAAGAAGTCGTACAAGGAATTCCGCGAAGGCACGTCCGGCCGCTTCGTCGGCGTCGGCATCGAGATCTCGCAGGAAGAAGGCCTGGTCAAGGTCGTGTCCCCGATCGAGGGCTCGCCCGCCTACCGCGCCGGCCTCAAGCCCAACGACCTGATCACCAAGATCGACGACACCGTCGTCAAGGGCCTGACGCTGTCCGAAGCCGTCAAGAAGATGCGCGGCGAGCCGAACACCAAGGTCACGCTCACCATCTTCCGCAAGGACGAGAACCGCTCCTTCCCGGTGACCATCACGCGCGAGGAAATCCGCACCCAGTCCGTCAAGGGCAAGGTGATGGAGCCCGGCTACGCGTGGATCCGACTGTCGCAGTTCCAGGAGCGCACGGTCGACGACTTCGTGCGCAAGGTCGACGAGATCTACAAGCAGGAGCCCAATCTCAAGGGCATGGTGCTGGACCTGCGCAACGACCCGGGTGGCCTGCTCGATGCGGCCGTGGCCATCTCCGCGGCCTTCCTGCCCGAGAACGTGAGCGTGGTGTCCACCAACGGCCAGCTGCCCGAGAGCAAGTTCGTCTACAAGGCCGCGCCGGAGTTCTACCAGCGCCGCGCCGGGTCCGACCCGCTGCGCCGCCTGCCCGCCGGCCTGAAGAACGTGCCGCTGGTGGTGCTGGTCAACGAAGGTTCCGCGTCCGCCAGCGAGATCGTCGCCGGCGCGCTGCAGGACCACAAGCGCGCGATGGTGCTGGGCAGCCAGACCTTCGGCAAGGGCTCGGTGCAGACCGTGCGTCCGCTCGGCCCCGACACCGGCCTGAAGCTCACGACGGCCCGCTACTACACGCCCAGCGGCAAGTCGATCCAGGCCAAGGGCATCGTCCCCGACGTGCTGGTCGACGAGACCGAGGAAGGCAACATCTTCTCGCTGCTGCGCACCCGCGAGGCCGATCTCGAGAAGCACCTCAATAGCGGCCAGGGCCCCGAGGTGAAGGACGCCGCGCGCGAGAAGCTCCGCGAGGAAGCCCGCAAGAAGGCCGAGGAGGAAGCGCGCAAGCCGGTGGCCGAGCGCAAGTTCCCCGAGTTCGGCACCGAGAAGGACTTCCAGCTCGTGCAGGCGCTCAACCAGCTCAAGGGCCGTCCGGTGCTCGTGAGCAAGACGCAGGTGATCGAGAGCAAGCTCGAGAAGAAGGAGAACTGA
- a CDS encoding zinc-binding metallopeptidase family protein translates to MKTFRCDHCGHPLFFENVRCLQCGSDLAFLPDRLALCAIEPAGQDGSWQRRTARGRQGDAPRYRLCRNNVEHQACNFAVMADDPNGYCASCRETRVLPDLSVAGNVDRWFQIEMAKRRLWYTLARLGLVERTPPNGQSDGPVFEFLADTPGNPVMTGHAHGVITLNVIEADDAERVKRRVELHEPYRTLIGHLRHESGHFYWDRLIDEEGRVDEFRRIFGDESIDYGQALQNHYASGGQPAGWQDRFVSAYATSHPWEDWAETWAHYLHMVDLLETAASYNTRVEVPGAGSDEVDDPFETPEPDFDKLVEHWVPVTLLVNSLNRSLGQGDAYPFALSVPALEKLRFVHDVIHAPRGRAPKADDDGQAMQDREPAVAPST, encoded by the coding sequence ATGAAAACCTTCCGCTGCGACCACTGCGGCCATCCGCTCTTCTTCGAGAACGTGCGATGCCTGCAATGCGGCAGCGACCTCGCGTTCCTGCCCGACCGCCTCGCGCTGTGCGCGATCGAGCCCGCCGGCCAGGACGGCAGCTGGCAGCGCCGCACCGCGCGTGGCCGCCAGGGCGACGCGCCGCGCTACCGCCTCTGCCGCAACAACGTCGAGCACCAGGCCTGCAACTTCGCCGTCATGGCGGACGACCCGAACGGCTACTGCGCCTCGTGCCGCGAGACCCGGGTCCTGCCGGACCTGTCGGTGGCAGGGAACGTGGATCGCTGGTTCCAGATCGAGATGGCCAAGCGCCGCCTCTGGTACACGCTCGCCCGGCTGGGCCTGGTCGAACGAACGCCGCCCAACGGCCAGAGCGACGGGCCGGTATTCGAATTCCTCGCCGACACGCCGGGCAACCCGGTGATGACCGGCCACGCCCATGGCGTGATCACGCTGAACGTCATCGAGGCCGACGACGCCGAGCGCGTGAAGCGCCGCGTCGAACTGCACGAACCCTATCGCACGCTGATCGGCCACCTGCGCCACGAGTCCGGCCACTTCTACTGGGACCGCCTGATCGACGAGGAAGGCCGCGTCGACGAGTTCCGCCGCATCTTCGGCGACGAATCGATCGACTACGGCCAGGCGCTGCAGAACCACTACGCGTCCGGCGGCCAGCCGGCGGGCTGGCAGGACCGTTTCGTCAGCGCGTACGCGACCTCGCACCCGTGGGAGGACTGGGCCGAGACCTGGGCCCACTACCTGCACATGGTGGACCTGCTGGAGACGGCCGCTTCGTACAACACGCGCGTCGAGGTGCCCGGTGCGGGCAGCGACGAGGTCGACGACCCGTTCGAGACGCCCGAGCCCGACTTCGACAAGCTGGTCGAGCACTGGGTCCCGGTCACGCTGCTGGTCAACAGCCTGAACCGCAGTCTCGGCCAGGGCGATGCGTACCCGTTCGCGCTGTCGGTGCCGGCGCTGGAGAAGCTGCGCTTCGTGCACGACGTGATCCACGCACCGCGCGGGCGGGCGCCAAAGGCCGACGACGACGGCCAGGCGATGCAGGACCGCGAGCCCGCCGTCGCGCCGTCGACCTGA
- a CDS encoding BON domain-containing protein, producing MKSTLVLAVATAALLAACGQRSEQTADARNAGASTRAVPADKAASASTAPADDRVMGAPAAPKPALGDKTDDGKITSLVMAGLKADRELNPLRIDVDTQGGVVTLSGAVPTAAAKARASEIAHNVKDVKSVNNQLTLASS from the coding sequence ATGAAGAGCACCCTCGTCCTCGCCGTCGCGACGGCGGCGCTGCTGGCCGCCTGCGGCCAGCGCAGCGAACAGACCGCCGATGCGCGCAATGCCGGCGCCTCCACGCGCGCCGTGCCGGCGGACAAGGCCGCGTCCGCGTCCACCGCACCGGCGGACGACCGTGTGATGGGCGCGCCCGCCGCGCCGAAGCCGGCCCTCGGCGACAAGACCGACGACGGCAAGATCACCAGCCTGGTGATGGCAGGGTTGAAGGCGGACAGGGAACTCAACCCGCTGCGCATCGACGTCGACACGCAGGGCGGCGTGGTGACGCTCAGCGGCGCGGTGCCGACCGCCGCCGCCAAGGCGCGCGCGTCCGAGATCGCGCACAACGTCAAGGACGTGAAGTCGGTGAACAACCAGCTGACGCTGGCAAGCAGCTAG